In the Magnetospira sp. QH-2 genome, one interval contains:
- a CDS encoding SiaB family protein kinase, with protein sequence MYDFRNYLQNHGIMFCYSGYVTEDILTGIGDAIKRKLAMDDADTKTTRAVFSVFIEQMQNVIRYSAEKEVTGEPDNDELRYGVLIVGKRDDQFFVTCANMIRSADVSRLSSSLEAIRNMDKKQLKDTYKRKLRDDPPEGSKGAGVGFIDIARRASRPIDFTFEDVQEGFSFFTLKAFV encoded by the coding sequence ATGTACGATTTTCGGAACTACCTGCAGAACCATGGCATCATGTTCTGCTACAGCGGGTATGTGACCGAAGATATCCTGACGGGCATCGGCGACGCCATTAAGCGCAAGCTGGCGATGGATGACGCCGATACCAAGACCACCCGGGCGGTGTTCTCGGTCTTTATCGAGCAGATGCAGAATGTCATCCGCTACTCGGCGGAAAAGGAAGTCACGGGGGAACCCGATAACGATGAACTGCGCTACGGCGTTCTGATTGTTGGCAAGCGGGACGATCAGTTCTTCGTCACCTGCGCCAATATGATACGCTCGGCTGATGTATCCCGGCTGTCCAGTTCGCTGGAAGCCATCCGAAATATGGATAAGAAGCAGCTCAAGGATACCTACAAGCGCAAACTGCGCGATGATCCACCAGAAGGCAGCAAGGGAGCAGGGGTCGGTTTCATTGACATTGCCCGGCGCGCCTCCCGCCCCATTGATTTTACCTTTGAGGACGTTCAGGAAGGATTTTCGTTTTTCACGCTCAAGGCCTTCGTTTAG
- a CDS encoding DUF1987 domain-containing protein codes for MENIKIEATDRSPEIDFDFANNKFNLRGESYPEDVTAFYGPVVAKLEEHLGNQDGAAIAFNFELIYFNSSSAKILMGLFDLLDDTADDGNEVTITWAYEEEDDNMQELGEEFGEDLENAKFVLKEIAT; via the coding sequence ATGGAGAATATCAAAATCGAAGCGACGGATCGGTCCCCTGAGATTGATTTCGATTTCGCCAACAACAAGTTCAATCTGCGGGGTGAATCTTACCCGGAGGATGTCACCGCCTTTTACGGGCCGGTTGTTGCCAAGTTGGAGGAGCATCTGGGCAACCAGGACGGCGCCGCCATCGCCTTCAACTTCGAACTGATCTATTTCAATAGTTCCAGCGCCAAGATCCTGATGGGCCTGTTCGACCTTTTGGACGATACGGCGGACGACGGCAACGAAGTCACCATTACCTGGGCTTACGAAGAAGAAGACGATAACATGCAGGAACTGGGCGAGGAATTCGGCGAGGACCTGGAAAACGCCAAATTCGTACTAAAGGAAATCGCGACCTGA
- a CDS encoding HD domain-containing phosphohydrolase: MAEELFRADHDALERAKHILEETVADKDHLRSELTTLCHSYEKLTKVAERLVRLSDRSSSSLFKDNKKLVAAQADLAELNSTLAQHIIDHKAELDQEQAKLAKLVELGIGLSAEKDVSHLMELILIGAKDLTNADGGTLYIRTDDDHLSFEIMRTDSLDIAMGGSTGKDIPLPPVAMFNADSGEGNHHNVVSHSVLTETTVNITDAYEDDRFDFSGTKAFDEKIGYRSTSFLTVPLKPRGGDVIGALQLLNAQDPTGERVIPFSENVVDFVEALAAQAAVALDNRNLVEAQRVLLDSFIQLIAGAIDAKSPYTGGHCARVPELSAKLVKAASDANHGPFADFQLDTDDEWREFHIAAWLHDCGKVTTPEYVVDKATKLETIYNRIHEVRTRFEVLRRDAEIAYLNARLEGTRDEADLKAEYEAELARLEDDFIFVAESNVGGEFMAPEKVERLNGIAARTWTRHFDDRLGLSQGERDRCADHAPTPVPAEEKLLGDKPEHIVPRPNRDNPFDGDNPFGFQIDMPEALYNYGELYNLSIGRGTLTAEERYKINEHIVQTIMMLERLPFPKQLRRIPEYAGAHHETMLGTGYPRKLTKEDMSIPARIMAIADIFEALTATDRPYKAPKTLSEAIRILSFFKKDQHIDGDLFDLFLSSGVYKEYASEFMTPEQIDEVDISQYLSAEQAER; the protein is encoded by the coding sequence ATGGCTGAGGAACTTTTCAGAGCTGATCACGACGCTCTGGAAAGGGCCAAGCACATCCTTGAGGAAACGGTGGCCGATAAGGACCACCTGCGTTCCGAACTCACCACCCTGTGCCATTCCTATGAAAAGCTGACAAAGGTGGCAGAGCGCTTGGTGCGCCTCAGCGACCGCAGCAGCAGCAGTCTGTTCAAGGACAACAAAAAACTCGTGGCCGCTCAGGCCGACCTGGCGGAACTGAACAGCACCCTGGCCCAGCATATTATCGACCATAAGGCCGAATTGGACCAGGAACAGGCCAAGCTGGCCAAGTTGGTGGAACTGGGCATCGGCCTGTCGGCGGAGAAGGACGTCAGTCACCTGATGGAACTGATCCTGATCGGGGCCAAGGACCTGACCAATGCCGACGGCGGCACTCTGTATATCCGTACCGATGATGACCACTTGTCATTCGAGATCATGCGCACGGATTCCCTGGATATCGCCATGGGCGGTTCCACCGGCAAGGATATTCCCCTGCCGCCCGTCGCCATGTTCAACGCGGACTCCGGTGAAGGCAACCACCACAACGTGGTCAGCCATTCGGTGCTGACCGAAACCACGGTCAATATCACGGATGCCTACGAGGACGACCGGTTCGATTTTAGTGGCACCAAGGCCTTTGACGAAAAGATCGGCTATCGCTCCACATCGTTTTTGACCGTTCCGCTAAAACCGCGCGGTGGCGACGTCATCGGCGCCCTGCAACTCCTCAATGCTCAGGACCCGACCGGCGAGCGCGTCATTCCCTTCTCCGAAAACGTGGTGGATTTTGTCGAGGCCCTGGCCGCCCAGGCCGCGGTTGCCCTGGACAACAGAAATCTGGTGGAAGCCCAGCGGGTCTTGCTGGACTCCTTCATCCAGCTGATTGCCGGCGCCATTGATGCCAAGTCGCCATATACCGGCGGCCATTGCGCCAGAGTTCCGGAACTATCGGCCAAACTGGTGAAAGCCGCCAGCGACGCCAACCATGGTCCGTTTGCCGATTTCCAGCTCGATACCGACGACGAATGGCGGGAATTCCACATTGCGGCCTGGCTGCACGACTGCGGCAAGGTCACCACGCCGGAATACGTGGTCGACAAGGCCACCAAGCTGGAAACCATTTACAACCGCATCCACGAAGTGCGCACCCGGTTCGAGGTGCTGCGCCGGGACGCGGAGATCGCCTATCTCAATGCCCGCCTCGAAGGCACCCGAGACGAGGCTGACCTGAAAGCCGAGTACGAGGCCGAGTTGGCCCGCCTGGAAGATGATTTTATCTTTGTCGCCGAAAGCAATGTGGGTGGCGAGTTTATGGCGCCGGAAAAGGTGGAACGCCTGAACGGCATTGCCGCGCGCACCTGGACCCGGCATTTCGACGACCGCCTGGGACTGTCGCAAGGCGAACGGGATCGCTGCGCCGACCACGCACCGACGCCGGTCCCCGCCGAAGAAAAACTGCTTGGCGACAAACCCGAGCACATCGTGCCACGCCCCAACCGCGACAATCCCTTCGACGGCGACAATCCTTTCGGCTTCCAGATCGATATGCCCGAAGCGCTCTACAATTACGGCGAACTGTACAATCTCTCCATCGGTCGCGGTACGCTGACCGCCGAAGAGCGCTACAAGATCAACGAACATATCGTGCAAACCATCATGATGCTCGAACGCCTGCCGTTCCCCAAACAGCTGCGGCGCATCCCCGAGTACGCCGGGGCTCACCACGAGACCATGCTGGGCACCGGCTATCCGCGCAAACTGACCAAGGAAGACATGTCGATCCCGGCGCGGATCATGGCTATCGCCGATATCTTCGAAGCCCTGACCGCCACCGACCGACCCTACAAGGCGCCGAAGACTTTGAGCGAAGCGATCCGCATTCTAAGCTTCTTCAAGAAAGATCAGCATATCGATGGGGACCTGTTCGATCTGTTCCTGAGCAGCGGGGTCTATAAGGAATACGCTTCGGAGTTCATGACACCCGAGCAGATTGACGAAGTAGATATTTCGCAGTACCTCTCGGCGGAACAGGCAGAACGTTAA
- a CDS encoding adenylate/guanylate cyclase domain-containing protein — translation MSFELYKKEQAVIDKAKELLSEGLIVDEEAAAKFEALLKDYQKLFKSTKRLVRMSDRNEEELNALAKSLDEKNLMLEGLSTKLSKYLSPQVYNSIFEGDRDVALATERKKLTVFFSDIKNFTQTTEDMQPEDLTDLLNKYFTEMSAIALKHGATIDKFIGDAILAFFGDPETKGVEEDAKACVRMALDMQRKLADLEVEWHAQGFEKPFKMRVGLNTGYCNVGNFGSEDRMDYTIIGGEVNLAARLESQADPGGILMSAETHALVSDIVDAEARDAISVKGIRREVRPFAVKGIYEGEEGQSRYIRKKEDGLTLLLDKEKLTGDAAKEAISHMEEAISELSKRL, via the coding sequence ATGAGTTTCGAACTCTACAAAAAAGAACAAGCAGTTATCGACAAGGCCAAGGAGCTGCTGTCCGAGGGCCTCATCGTCGACGAAGAAGCTGCCGCCAAATTCGAAGCCTTGCTCAAGGACTATCAGAAGCTCTTCAAGTCCACCAAGCGGTTGGTGCGCATGAGCGACCGCAACGAGGAAGAGCTCAACGCACTGGCCAAATCCCTGGACGAAAAGAATCTGATGCTGGAAGGGCTCTCCACCAAGCTTTCCAAATATCTTTCTCCGCAGGTCTACAACTCGATTTTCGAGGGCGACCGGGATGTGGCCCTTGCCACCGAGCGCAAGAAGTTGACGGTGTTCTTCTCCGACATCAAGAATTTCACCCAGACCACCGAAGACATGCAGCCGGAAGACCTGACGGATCTGCTGAACAAGTATTTCACCGAGATGTCCGCCATTGCCCTGAAACACGGCGCGACCATCGACAAGTTCATCGGCGATGCGATCCTGGCCTTTTTCGGGGACCCGGAAACCAAGGGCGTTGAAGAAGACGCCAAGGCCTGTGTCCGCATGGCTTTGGATATGCAGCGCAAGCTGGCGGATCTGGAAGTGGAATGGCATGCGCAAGGCTTCGAAAAGCCGTTCAAAATGCGCGTCGGCCTCAACACCGGCTATTGCAACGTGGGCAACTTCGGCAGCGAAGACCGCATGGACTACACCATTATCGGCGGCGAAGTGAACCTGGCGGCCCGACTGGAAAGTCAGGCTGATCCGGGCGGCATCTTGATGTCCGCGGAAACCCATGCGCTGGTTTCCGACATCGTCGATGCCGAGGCACGAGACGCCATCTCGGTGAAGGGGATCCGCCGCGAAGTGCGTCCCTTTGCCGTTAAGGGAATCTACGAGGGCGAAGAGGGCCAAAGCCGTTATATCCGCAAAAAGGAAGACGGCCTGACCCTGCTACTGGACAAGGAAAAACTCACCGGCGATGCGGCCAAGGAAGCCATTTCCCATATGGAAGAGGCCATCTCGGAACTCTCCAAGCGGCTGTAA
- a CDS encoding FecR domain-containing protein codes for MGLVRLFVLVWVIAFGGLPITAWAGQPGEPAGKVLRVQGSAVALLDAQPRTLAVGTEVRVGDILSTGANSRLEVELGDGSTLFLGERASFNVIAFSSPKDGGEMVLRLLSGAFSAVSGAIAKQGGRMDIETPVATIGIRGTTVWGGQLDGDFQVALLDGTRAVVTTRGGRVDLMKVGDGTLIKNQDTAPAPPKKWGGNKLERAKATVAFR; via the coding sequence ATGGGGTTGGTAAGATTATTCGTTCTTGTCTGGGTAATCGCCTTCGGCGGACTACCTATCACCGCCTGGGCCGGACAGCCCGGTGAACCGGCGGGGAAGGTCCTGCGGGTGCAAGGCAGTGCCGTCGCGTTGCTCGATGCCCAGCCCCGAACGCTGGCCGTGGGGACGGAAGTCCGCGTTGGCGATATTCTTTCCACCGGCGCGAATTCCCGGCTGGAAGTGGAACTGGGGGACGGCTCCACTTTGTTCCTGGGCGAACGCGCAAGCTTCAATGTCATCGCCTTCAGCAGTCCCAAAGACGGTGGCGAAATGGTCTTACGCCTTCTATCGGGCGCTTTTTCAGCCGTTTCCGGGGCCATCGCCAAACAGGGCGGACGCATGGACATCGAAACGCCGGTAGCCACCATCGGTATTCGCGGCACCACCGTTTGGGGCGGCCAGCTGGATGGCGATTTCCAGGTGGCGCTGCTGGACGGCACCCGCGCCGTGGTCACCACCCGCGGCGGTCGCGTGGACCTGATGAAGGTCGGTGACGGCACCCTGATCAAGAACCAAGACACCGCTCCGGCCCCGCCCAAGAAATGGGGCGGCAACAAGCTTGAGCGCGCCAAGGCGACCGTCGCCTTCCGATAA
- the gpmI gene encoding 2,3-bisphosphoglycerate-independent phosphoglycerate mutase, with protein sequence MAPDTPRPVVLCILDGWGNRADSDNNAVALAETPNWDRLTRDCPTAHLDASALEVGLPEGQMGNSEVGHMNLGAGRVVMQDLPRIDSSVADGSMAQLPALTKLIDALKDSGGACHLMGLMSPGGVHSHQDQMAAIAQVVSEAGVPVIVHALLDGRDTPPSSALGYLEKFLGDCAGLKVSVGVVSGRYYAMDRDKRWERVELAHKALVDADGERADDALAAIRQSYDNGKTDEFMLPTVIGGYTGMQDGDGLIMGNFRADRAREILAALVDPAFDGFARPRQITWAGKLGLVEYSKDLNAYLDIMFPPEELHHILGQVVSEAGRTQLRIAETEKYAHVTFFLNGGTELVFPGEERILIPSPKVATYDLQPEMSAPEVTDRLVEAIDGGTFDLVIVNFANGDMVGHTGILEAAMTAARTVDASLARLEDAVIRAGGTLFITADHGNCEQMVDLESGQPHTAHTLNPVPAILVNAPAWANGLRSGRLADVAPTLLRLLDLPQPEAMTGQSLIVETGEQVAAAQ encoded by the coding sequence ATGGCTCCGGATACCCCGCGCCCGGTCGTTTTATGCATTCTCGATGGTTGGGGCAATCGCGCCGACAGTGACAACAACGCCGTCGCCCTTGCCGAAACCCCCAATTGGGACCGCCTGACTCGCGATTGTCCCACCGCCCACCTGGACGCCTCGGCTCTCGAGGTCGGCCTCCCCGAAGGCCAGATGGGCAATTCGGAGGTGGGGCACATGAACTTGGGCGCCGGGCGGGTGGTCATGCAGGACCTGCCGCGCATCGACAGTTCCGTCGCCGACGGCTCCATGGCCCAACTGCCCGCGCTGACCAAGCTGATTGATGCGCTGAAAGACAGTGGCGGCGCCTGTCATCTCATGGGTCTGATGTCTCCGGGGGGCGTGCATTCGCACCAAGATCAGATGGCCGCCATTGCCCAGGTGGTGTCCGAGGCCGGGGTACCGGTGATCGTCCACGCCCTGCTGGATGGCCGCGACACACCGCCTTCCAGCGCCTTGGGGTACCTGGAGAAATTCCTCGGCGATTGCGCGGGCCTGAAGGTGAGCGTCGGGGTGGTTTCCGGTCGCTATTACGCCATGGACCGGGACAAGCGGTGGGAACGGGTGGAACTGGCCCACAAGGCCCTGGTCGACGCCGACGGTGAACGGGCCGACGATGCCCTGGCCGCCATCCGCCAGAGCTATGACAATGGCAAGACCGACGAATTCATGCTGCCAACGGTGATCGGTGGATATACGGGCATGCAAGACGGCGACGGCCTGATCATGGGTAATTTCCGCGCCGATCGGGCCCGCGAGATCCTCGCCGCCCTGGTCGATCCGGCCTTTGATGGCTTTGCCCGCCCTCGGCAGATCACCTGGGCTGGAAAGCTGGGTCTGGTGGAATACTCCAAGGACCTGAACGCCTATTTGGACATCATGTTCCCGCCGGAGGAACTGCACCATATCTTGGGTCAGGTGGTTTCCGAGGCCGGACGCACTCAATTGCGCATCGCCGAGACCGAGAAGTATGCCCATGTGACCTTCTTCCTCAACGGTGGTACCGAACTGGTATTCCCCGGCGAAGAGCGGATCCTGATCCCCTCGCCCAAGGTGGCTACTTATGATCTACAACCGGAAATGTCCGCTCCGGAAGTGACAGACCGGTTGGTGGAAGCCATTGATGGTGGGACCTTTGATCTTGTCATCGTCAACTTCGCCAACGGCGATATGGTTGGCCACACCGGCATTCTCGAAGCCGCCATGACGGCGGCTCGGACCGTTGATGCCAGCCTGGCACGGCTGGAAGATGCGGTGATCCGCGCTGGAGGTACCCTGTTCATCACTGCCGACCACGGCAATTGCGAGCAGATGGTGGACCTGGAAAGCGGCCAGCCCCATACGGCTCATACCCTCAATCCGGTCCCGGCAATCCTGGTCAACGCGCCCGCTTGGGCCAATGGACTGCGCAGCGGACGCCTGGCCGACGTGGCTCCGACCTTGCTGCGGCTGTTGGATTTGCCCCAGCCGGAAGCCATGACCGGGCAGTCGCTGATTGTCGAAACGGGAGAGCAGGTTGCCGCTGCTCAATAG
- a CDS encoding murein hydrolase activator EnvC, giving the protein MAAPAEQELEQTQKALEQDRERQKSLQIKAEQVKQELETLRRTLVKAGSKTQGQEKAVEKIEDRLADLETEEAIKRDDLLRQRKQFDGLLLAVQRLARYPPEALLALPNKPAETVRAAILLRATLPEVRQRTEVLRQQVASLTDTRAALEREKTELQRANESLGREQRDLDKLLRRKAELYNSLSRESAAAAKRVAALARKSKDLHDLVNSLDKERQETERKKKAAQAKNAQKQQQQAARQKAAAKPLSAARGKLPFPALGRIVVRYGQKERQGATSKGLTFETRRNARVIAPHAGKVVFAGPFRGYGRLLIIEHGEGYHTLLAGMDRIDGTIGQIVLAGEPIGVMGTPKTGRPTLYLELRRNSQPINPLPWLAAKKGKANG; this is encoded by the coding sequence ATGGCGGCCCCCGCCGAGCAGGAATTGGAGCAGACCCAAAAGGCGTTGGAGCAGGACCGGGAACGGCAGAAATCCCTGCAAATCAAGGCCGAACAGGTTAAGCAGGAACTGGAAACCCTGCGCCGCACCTTGGTCAAGGCCGGCAGCAAGACCCAGGGCCAGGAAAAGGCGGTGGAGAAGATCGAGGACCGCTTGGCCGACCTGGAAACCGAGGAAGCCATCAAGCGCGACGACCTACTGCGCCAGCGCAAACAATTCGATGGCCTGCTGCTCGCCGTCCAGCGCCTCGCCCGCTATCCACCGGAAGCCTTGCTTGCCCTGCCCAACAAGCCCGCCGAGACAGTGCGCGCCGCCATCTTGTTGCGCGCCACGCTACCGGAAGTGCGCCAACGGACCGAAGTATTGCGCCAGCAGGTGGCCTCGCTGACCGATACCCGTGCGGCGCTGGAACGGGAAAAGACCGAACTGCAACGGGCCAATGAAAGCCTGGGGCGCGAACAGCGGGATCTGGACAAGTTGCTCCGCCGCAAGGCCGAGCTCTACAACAGCCTGAGCCGGGAAAGCGCCGCCGCGGCCAAACGGGTCGCCGCCCTGGCCCGCAAATCGAAAGATCTGCACGATCTCGTCAATAGCCTCGACAAGGAACGCCAGGAAACCGAGCGGAAGAAAAAGGCCGCCCAAGCCAAGAACGCTCAAAAGCAGCAACAGCAAGCGGCGCGACAGAAAGCCGCCGCCAAACCTCTCTCTGCCGCACGGGGAAAACTGCCATTCCCGGCTCTGGGCCGCATTGTTGTGCGCTATGGCCAAAAAGAGCGTCAGGGGGCAACGTCCAAGGGCTTGACCTTCGAGACCCGCCGCAATGCCCGGGTCATCGCGCCCCATGCGGGCAAAGTGGTTTTCGCCGGTCCTTTTCGCGGCTACGGGCGGCTCTTGATCATCGAGCATGGCGAGGGATACCATACGCTGCTGGCAGGGATGGACCGAATCGATGGCACCATCGGACAGATTGTCCTGGCTGGCGAACCCATCGGCGTCATGGGAACGCCCAAAACCGGCAGGCCGACGCTGTATCTGGAATTACGCAGAAACAGCCAGCCCATCAACCCCCTGCCCTGGCTGGCAGCGAAAAAAGGTAAGGCAAACGGATGA
- a CDS encoding S41 family peptidase, whose protein sequence is MKTKLIALTLLATTLAFAPQGSKQAWAEGQNPAETYELLNLFGDVFERVRANYVEETADRDLIEAAVNGMLKSLDPHSSYMNKKTYGDMQVQTRGQFGGLGIEVTMEGGLIKVVSPIDDTPAFRAGLKTNDFLTHLDGEAVMGLTLEKAVEKMRGKVGTDITVTVRREGQDAFDVTITRAIIKLRSVRSRTEDKVGYVRITSFSENTSKGLGDAVDKLKEEMGDQMQGLVLDLRNNPGGLLDQAVAVSDAFLDKGEIVSTRSRDPDESQRFNARPGDITGGLPVVILINGGSASASEIVAGALQDHGRAILLGTKTFGKGSVQTIVPLPGHGAMRLTTARYYTPSGRSIQATGIEPDIQVAPAKVEELETRHGRREADLRGALDKGKNGPAEEEENKTDKAEDEKKKEVLDFQLMRAVDLIKGIAMFGGQK, encoded by the coding sequence ATGAAGACCAAGCTGATCGCGCTCACCCTTCTGGCGACAACGCTGGCGTTCGCGCCCCAGGGCTCCAAACAGGCCTGGGCGGAGGGGCAGAACCCCGCCGAAACCTATGAACTGCTCAATTTGTTCGGCGACGTGTTCGAGCGGGTCCGCGCCAACTATGTGGAAGAAACCGCCGACCGGGATCTGATCGAGGCCGCCGTCAACGGCATGCTGAAGTCCCTCGACCCCCATTCCAGCTACATGAACAAGAAAACCTACGGCGACATGCAGGTGCAGACCCGGGGCCAGTTCGGCGGCCTGGGCATCGAGGTGACCATGGAAGGCGGCCTGATCAAGGTGGTCTCGCCCATCGACGACACGCCTGCCTTCCGCGCCGGATTGAAGACCAATGACTTCCTCACCCACTTGGACGGCGAGGCGGTCATGGGCCTAACCTTGGAAAAGGCGGTGGAGAAGATGCGCGGCAAGGTGGGCACCGACATCACCGTCACCGTGCGTCGCGAGGGCCAGGATGCCTTCGATGTGACCATCACCCGCGCGATCATCAAGCTCCGCTCGGTGCGCTCGCGAACCGAGGACAAGGTGGGTTACGTGCGCATCACATCGTTCAGCGAGAACACTTCCAAGGGCCTGGGCGATGCGGTGGACAAGCTGAAGGAAGAAATGGGCGATCAGATGCAGGGCCTGGTGCTCGATCTGCGCAACAATCCGGGGGGCCTGTTGGATCAGGCGGTGGCTGTCTCCGACGCTTTCCTGGACAAGGGCGAGATCGTTTCCACCCGCTCCCGCGATCCGGATGAAAGCCAACGCTTCAATGCCCGCCCCGGGGATATCACCGGCGGGCTACCGGTGGTGATCTTGATCAATGGCGGATCGGCGTCGGCATCGGAAATCGTTGCCGGTGCGTTGCAAGACCATGGCCGTGCCATCTTGTTGGGGACCAAAACCTTCGGCAAAGGCTCGGTGCAGACCATTGTTCCGCTGCCCGGCCACGGCGCCATGCGGCTGACCACGGCCCGCTATTACACGCCGTCGGGCCGCTCCATTCAGGCCACCGGCATCGAACCGGATATTCAGGTGGCGCCGGCCAAGGTCGAAGAACTGGAAACCCGCCATGGCCGTCGCGAAGCGGACCTGAGGGGGGCCTTGGATAAAGGCAAGAATGGACCCGCCGAGGAGGAAGAAAACAAAACCGACAAGGCGGAAGATGAAAAGAAAAAAGAGGTTTTGGACTTCCAATTGATGCGTGCGGTCGATCTTATTAAGGGAATCGCCATGTTTGGCGGTCAAAAATAG
- a CDS encoding divergent polysaccharide deacetylase family protein yields MNFLKKLFAKKGAEEDEEDYDEDDFDEEDDPDVLDEDFDDDDGGDGGGTDEGDDGEDLGDYEDEDDEGSGKRKFDFSKLTGKLAQNKKLLMIAGGGVGALAVIGGVAVFLLSGGDGGPSKGSNVVSLQIPNRDGTGGLTPPTDGDTPTEGEEGAEGGDTPEGEKSLSDLAKEGESEGAGAGVIVSSTPATAFDEMMMPKAETALTQAPIADVTEQGEAGPLPLVSPEGLEPWKLYARDFQDPGDRPKVAIIVTDLGLSRSATMAAIENLPGSVTLAFSPYGKDLADYAALAREKGHETLVQIPLEPEDFPKSDPGPLALLSPLESAENNKRLDRMLAALPGHVGVLAYMGSRFTAEETVTTPLMRHLKERGIIWVDNKASANFKSVGVAQKLEVPYAVVDMRIGDKPGKLDIDDSLRKIVSTAELQKTVVVLATPYPSTLDRLSRWIAVLEPTEPVIAPISALAVVEQAPATETSETMTSETTETTDQ; encoded by the coding sequence GTGAACTTCCTCAAAAAGCTGTTCGCCAAGAAAGGCGCCGAAGAGGACGAAGAGGACTACGACGAGGACGACTTCGACGAAGAAGACGATCCCGATGTCCTTGACGAAGACTTCGACGACGATGATGGCGGGGACGGCGGCGGCACCGATGAGGGTGACGACGGCGAAGACCTTGGCGACTATGAAGACGAGGACGACGAAGGCTCGGGCAAGCGCAAGTTCGACTTCTCGAAGCTGACCGGCAAACTGGCGCAGAACAAGAAACTGCTGATGATCGCCGGTGGCGGCGTCGGCGCCTTGGCGGTGATCGGTGGCGTGGCGGTATTCCTGCTCTCCGGTGGCGATGGTGGCCCGAGCAAAGGGTCCAACGTCGTTTCCTTACAAATCCCCAATCGAGATGGTACGGGCGGCCTGACTCCCCCCACCGATGGCGATACTCCCACGGAAGGCGAAGAAGGCGCGGAAGGCGGGGACACACCCGAAGGCGAGAAATCCCTGAGCGATCTGGCCAAGGAAGGCGAATCCGAAGGGGCGGGCGCCGGGGTGATTGTCTCTTCCACCCCCGCCACCGCCTTTGACGAAATGATGATGCCCAAGGCCGAAACGGCTTTGACCCAGGCACCCATCGCCGATGTGACGGAACAGGGAGAAGCTGGCCCCCTGCCCTTGGTCTCACCCGAAGGTCTGGAGCCCTGGAAGCTCTATGCCCGGGATTTCCAGGATCCAGGGGACCGGCCCAAAGTGGCGATCATCGTCACCGATTTGGGACTCAGCCGATCAGCCACCATGGCGGCCATCGAGAACCTGCCGGGCAGTGTGACCCTGGCCTTCAGCCCCTATGGCAAGGACTTGGCGGACTATGCCGCTCTGGCCCGGGAGAAAGGCCACGAAACCCTGGTCCAGATCCCTCTGGAACCCGAAGATTTCCCGAAGAGCGATCCCGGCCCGTTGGCCCTGCTCAGCCCGCTTGAGTCCGCGGAGAACAACAAACGCCTCGACCGCATGCTGGCGGCGCTCCCCGGGCATGTTGGCGTCTTGGCCTATATGGGCTCGCGCTTCACCGCCGAGGAAACCGTCACCACGCCGCTGATGCGGCATCTGAAGGAACGGGGCATTATCTGGGTGGACAACAAGGCCTCGGCCAACTTCAAATCCGTCGGTGTGGCTCAAAAACTCGAAGTCCCCTATGCGGTGGTGGATATGCGAATAGGCGACAAGCCGGGTAAGCTCGATATCGACGATAGCCTGCGCAAGATCGTCAGTACCGCTGAGCTGCAAAAAACCGTGGTAGTGCTGGCCACCCCCTATCCGTCGACCCTCGATCGTCTGAGCCGCTGGATCGCCGTTCTTGAACCCACCGAACCGGTGATCGCACCCATTTCCGCTCTGGCTGTCGTCGAACAGGCCCCTGCAACGGAAACCTCCGAGACCATGACCTCCGAGACCACTGAGACAACAGATCAATGA
- a CDS encoding RNA pyrophosphohydrolase encodes MSHVLPFEERPYRRGVGAVLFNKEGLVFGAQRIDTKQAAWQFPQGGIDDNERPKEALRRELKEEIGTDKAEIIGKSREWLSYDLPPEIADKVWKGRYRGQTQRWFALRFTGSDADIDLEATHAEFSTWQWLPFIQMPDLIVPFKRPLYLQLVDEFRHLVE; translated from the coding sequence ATGAGCCATGTCCTCCCCTTTGAAGAGCGGCCCTACCGCCGGGGTGTCGGCGCCGTGCTGTTCAACAAAGAAGGCCTGGTTTTCGGTGCCCAACGCATCGACACCAAACAAGCGGCTTGGCAGTTCCCGCAAGGGGGCATCGACGACAATGAGCGCCCCAAGGAAGCCCTGCGGCGCGAACTAAAAGAAGAGATTGGCACGGACAAGGCCGAGATCATCGGCAAGAGCCGTGAATGGTTGTCCTACGATCTGCCTCCGGAAATCGCCGACAAGGTGTGGAAAGGCCGCTATCGGGGTCAGACTCAGCGCTGGTTCGCCCTGCGCTTTACCGGCAGTGACGCGGACATCGACCTGGAGGCCACCCATGCGGAGTTCAGTACCTGGCAATGGCTGCCTTTTATACAAATGCCGGACTTGATCGTGCCCTTCAAGCGCCCCCTTTATCTTCAGTTGGTCGATGAATTTCGTCACTTGGTGGAGTAA